Proteins co-encoded in one Desulfitobacterium hafniense DCB-2 genomic window:
- a CDS encoding helix-turn-helix domain-containing protein — protein MKELANADSMSLGRQELNQEWLEKAQYALNPSNLRSWTAGIRFSQVPDMIASHLKSALLNSYLNSIAQHLEEMDKKSLHKAHVIYCTDDCGNIRDLNLSPDVSERVDSHLRRLVVDRLDQGNVWEDAVRWYWNHSVIWTMEAMSQEFDMRTMSCMSERTWSKVYSKTLCYANPERFNSLFNIYAKNFAHLYMQSLQKEYPDSSRYNLVFYEEFLGLNAPAAGGQGILRPKMLKEKASYLTTFSMAMYHQLRKAVAAQEFTTHDDGSCLSASLETPSGSSSGRVILKREHNFCIEPSEKIMKEVNDETVDLMDSICHLWLKRFTPLQERITIHADDILALRGLRKQKNGQGQRGGYKSEWRERISAHMDLLDRLWISPSPNGESSFGLEEKAFIISKSHDLQREGNKGDYIWEVRPGNPLVQDLQKGKRQTAILSKRVLEMDPYRHAYEKRAARYFSWLWRSRQSRGDYLEPIGITTLLDAIHLQYQKSRSAKTIERFEKMMDTLRDKEVIAGWQYDRIYRNGRDWLELKLVIEPPQAIIDQYAKIKSPTKPGRPPKSERTSLCSLGEQLKKERLRKKLTQMQAAEDIGIAQTTISKLESGRRVPDFKTARKIQQWLKITASS, from the coding sequence ATGAAAGAGTTAGCCAATGCTGACAGCATGTCTTTGGGTAGACAGGAATTGAACCAGGAGTGGCTGGAGAAAGCCCAATATGCCTTGAACCCAAGTAATTTAAGGAGCTGGACGGCGGGGATACGCTTTTCTCAAGTCCCGGACATGATCGCCTCCCACCTTAAGTCCGCACTCTTAAATTCTTATCTGAACAGCATAGCCCAACATCTGGAGGAAATGGACAAGAAATCTCTCCATAAGGCTCATGTTATTTATTGTACCGACGATTGTGGAAATATTCGTGATCTAAACCTCAGCCCGGATGTAAGCGAACGGGTAGATAGCCATTTGCGAAGACTTGTGGTGGATCGTCTCGATCAGGGAAATGTATGGGAGGATGCAGTGAGATGGTATTGGAATCACTCTGTAATCTGGACTATGGAGGCTATGTCCCAGGAATTTGATATGAGGACAATGTCTTGTATGTCGGAGCGGACCTGGTCGAAGGTCTACTCTAAAACTCTTTGTTATGCCAATCCTGAGCGGTTTAACAGTCTTTTTAATATTTATGCCAAGAATTTTGCTCATCTCTATATGCAATCCCTGCAAAAAGAGTATCCTGATTCTTCCCGGTACAATTTGGTTTTTTATGAAGAATTTTTAGGGTTAAATGCACCGGCTGCAGGAGGGCAGGGGATACTTCGACCGAAGATGCTTAAAGAGAAAGCCTCTTATCTCACTACGTTTAGCATGGCGATGTATCATCAGCTGCGAAAAGCGGTGGCAGCACAGGAATTTACTACTCATGACGATGGGAGCTGTCTTAGTGCAAGTCTGGAGACTCCCAGCGGCAGCTCCAGCGGCAGGGTGATTCTAAAAAGGGAGCATAATTTCTGTATCGAACCGTCCGAAAAGATAATGAAAGAGGTGAATGATGAGACCGTTGATTTGATGGACTCAATATGCCACCTCTGGCTCAAGAGATTCACACCCCTTCAAGAGAGAATTACTATTCACGCAGATGATATTCTGGCTCTCCGCGGACTGCGCAAGCAGAAAAATGGTCAGGGGCAAAGAGGTGGCTATAAATCCGAATGGCGGGAACGGATCTCCGCCCATATGGATTTATTGGATCGACTCTGGATTAGTCCTAGTCCTAACGGGGAAAGCTCTTTTGGGTTAGAAGAAAAAGCCTTTATCATTTCTAAAAGCCATGATTTGCAAAGGGAAGGAAACAAAGGTGATTACATATGGGAGGTAAGGCCGGGTAATCCTTTAGTTCAGGATTTGCAGAAGGGGAAGCGGCAGACAGCCATCCTTTCCAAACGGGTTTTAGAGATGGATCCTTACCGTCATGCCTATGAAAAGCGGGCAGCCCGCTATTTCTCCTGGCTCTGGCGGAGCCGCCAATCCCGGGGAGATTATTTGGAACCGATCGGCATAACGACCTTGCTCGATGCCATACACCTTCAATATCAAAAGTCACGCTCGGCCAAAACGATCGAACGGTTTGAGAAGATGATGGATACCCTTAGAGATAAAGAGGTTATCGCTGGCTGGCAATATGATCGGATTTACAGGAACGGACGGGATTGGCTGGAGCTAAAATTGGTGATAGAACCTCCTCAGGCTATAATCGATCAATATGCCAAGATTAAATCACCAACAAAGCCAGGCAGACCACCCAAATCCGAAAGAACGTCCTTATGCAGCCTTGGAGAACAATTGAAGAAGGAACGCCTGCGAAAAAAACTGACCCAGATGCAGGCCGCGGAAGACATTGGTATTGCTCAGACGACAATTTCCAAGCTGGAGTCAGGCCGGAGAGTCCCCGATTTTAAAACAGCCCGGAAAATTCAGCAATGGTTAAAAATCACAGCATCTTCCTAA
- a CDS encoding FAD-dependent oxidoreductase, with protein sequence MSDSLNVSRRKFMIGGLATAVVAGAGLLTGCTTQSPAPQEPDAAGNWDAESDVVVIGFGCAGGGAAVSAAEAGASVLVLESLPIPGGTTRVSGGALWVPANPLQKKEGIKDSIEEGRQYMQKGNDGQVEEELINVYLENGPKVVEFLMNKLQVEFKFGYPDYHPEWPGGKRLGRSLSPAYNGKGSGEALMAALYDYTVAKGVKFSLNTHAKKLIKDDSGKVIGVIAYQDGKEMRVKANKGVVLATGGFEWDKTLLKTYQRGPVEASVVFNPGSGGGIYSCGDGLRMAMEAGADLRNMNESWGVMVYLLPGWEEEVANYRQNAKDYKKSTWKTIMGDWFLWRGKPGTIIVNKDGKRFMNEACDYDTSAYPFYERDTYGENRWRNLPAFVIADSVQWSKYGIAGAKGDNVPDYITKADTLAELAQKLGIDAKGLEATVAEFNKYASQKPPKDPLFHRGESYFDRFASGDYAMAQADPENPACTLAPLTKGPYYGIQIHSANCGTCGGARINGKAQVIDVHGNVIPNLYAAGNVAGLGGPGITYHGPGNPIAGGVIFGYLAGTDAATKA encoded by the coding sequence ATGAGTGATAGCTTAAACGTAAGTCGCCGTAAATTTATGATCGGCGGGTTAGCTACTGCAGTAGTAGCGGGAGCAGGCCTTTTAACAGGATGCACGACTCAGTCACCGGCACCTCAGGAACCGGACGCTGCAGGAAATTGGGATGCTGAGTCCGATGTGGTCGTCATAGGGTTTGGTTGTGCCGGCGGTGGAGCCGCTGTTTCCGCAGCAGAAGCCGGGGCCTCTGTGCTGGTATTGGAGTCTCTTCCTATTCCGGGAGGAACTACCCGGGTATCGGGGGGGGCTCTATGGGTGCCCGCCAACCCTCTGCAGAAGAAGGAAGGCATTAAGGATTCTATCGAAGAAGGCCGCCAATATATGCAAAAGGGCAATGATGGCCAAGTTGAAGAAGAGCTTATCAATGTCTATCTGGAAAATGGGCCGAAAGTCGTCGAATTTCTTATGAATAAATTACAAGTTGAGTTTAAATTTGGTTATCCCGATTATCATCCCGAGTGGCCGGGAGGGAAAAGGCTGGGTCGCAGCCTCAGTCCAGCTTATAATGGCAAAGGGTCCGGGGAAGCTCTGATGGCCGCTCTTTACGATTACACTGTTGCTAAAGGGGTAAAATTTTCCCTGAATACTCATGCCAAAAAGCTTATCAAAGACGATTCCGGAAAAGTCATCGGAGTTATCGCTTACCAAGACGGTAAAGAGATGCGCGTTAAAGCCAATAAAGGGGTCGTGCTGGCTACTGGCGGATTTGAATGGGATAAGACTTTGCTCAAAACTTATCAAAGGGGTCCGGTGGAGGCATCGGTGGTCTTTAATCCTGGCAGCGGCGGCGGAATCTACAGTTGCGGTGACGGCTTAAGGATGGCTATGGAAGCCGGTGCCGATCTTCGCAATATGAACGAATCCTGGGGGGTAATGGTCTATTTGCTCCCCGGCTGGGAAGAGGAAGTAGCCAACTATCGTCAAAATGCCAAAGATTACAAAAAAAGCACCTGGAAAACCATTATGGGGGATTGGTTCCTCTGGAGAGGAAAGCCCGGCACCATCATTGTTAATAAGGACGGCAAACGTTTTATGAACGAGGCCTGCGACTATGATACTTCGGCCTATCCTTTCTATGAAAGAGATACTTACGGGGAGAATCGTTGGCGCAATTTACCGGCTTTTGTCATTGCCGATTCGGTGCAATGGAGCAAGTATGGTATCGCCGGTGCTAAAGGGGATAATGTTCCTGATTATATCACCAAAGCAGATACTCTTGCGGAGCTGGCTCAAAAGCTCGGTATCGATGCCAAGGGTTTGGAAGCTACTGTAGCTGAATTCAATAAATATGCTTCTCAGAAGCCTCCTAAGGATCCTCTTTTCCATCGGGGAGAAAGCTATTTCGATCGCTTTGCTTCCGGTGATTATGCTATGGCACAGGCCGATCCTGAAAACCCTGCCTGCACCTTGGCCCCCTTAACCAAAGGTCCCTATTATGGCATTCAGATCCATTCCGCTAACTGCGGGACTTGTGGTGGGGCGCGGATTAATGGCAAAGCCCAGGTTATTGATGTCCATGGCAATGTCATTCCTAATCTTTATGCTGCCGGCAATGTAGCAGGACTAGGCGGTCCCGGAATCACTTATCATGGCCCAGGCAATCCTATTGCAGGCGGAGTTATCTTTGGATATCTGGCAGGAACGGATGCAGCAACGAAAGCCTAA
- a CDS encoding FAD-dependent oxidoreductase has protein sequence MSDSLNVSRRKFMIGGLATAVAAGAGLLTGCSTQAAAPQTPSASENWDAEADVVVVGFGCAGGGAAVSAAEAGASVLVLESLPIPGGTTRVSGGALWVPANPMQKKEGIPDSIEEGRQYIMKGNDGQVDEELIDAYLENGPQIVEFLMSKLNIEFKFGYPDYHPEWPGGKRLGRSISPSYNGKGSGEALMAALYDYALAKGVKFALNTHAKRLIKDDSGKITGVIAYQDSKEIRVKANKGVVLATGGFEWDKSLLKTYQRGPVDASVVFNPGSGGGIYGCGDGLRMAMEAGADLRNMNESWGLMVYLLPGWEDEVANYRQNAKDYKKSTWKTIIGDWFLWRGKPGTIVVNKEGKRFMNEACDYDTSAYPFYERDTFGENRWRNLPAFVIADSVQWGKYGIAGAKGDNVPDYITKADTLAELAQKLGIDAQGLEATVAEFNKYASQTPPIDPHFHRGESYFDRLVSGDYAMAQADPENPACTLAPLAKGPYYGIQIHSGNCGTCGGARINAKAQVIDVHGNVIPGLYAAGNAAGLGGPGITYHGPGNPVAGGVIFGYLAGLDAAQKA, from the coding sequence ATGAGCGATAGTTTAAATGTAAGCCGTCGTAAGTTTATGATTGGCGGGTTAGCTACGGCAGTCGCAGCGGGGGCAGGTCTTTTAACAGGATGCAGCACTCAGGCAGCTGCGCCCCAGACACCGTCTGCCTCAGAAAACTGGGATGCTGAAGCGGATGTTGTCGTAGTAGGATTTGGTTGTGCCGGCGGCGGAGCTGCTGTTTCCGCAGCAGAGGCCGGAGCCTCGGTATTGGTTTTGGAATCTTTACCTATTCCAGGAGGAACGACTCGGGTGTCTGGCGGTGCCTTATGGGTGCCTGCCAATCCTATGCAGAAAAAAGAAGGAATCCCGGATTCTATTGAAGAGGGCCGTCAATATATTATGAAAGGCAACGACGGCCAGGTTGATGAAGAACTTATCGATGCCTACCTGGAAAATGGTCCCCAAATTGTTGAGTTTCTTATGAGCAAATTGAATATAGAATTCAAGTTTGGTTATCCTGATTATCACCCGGAATGGCCGGGAGGAAAGAGACTGGGTCGCAGTATCAGTCCGTCTTACAATGGCAAAGGTTCCGGGGAAGCCTTAATGGCTGCTCTTTATGATTACGCTCTTGCTAAAGGGGTAAAATTTGCCCTGAATACTCATGCCAAAAGGCTCATTAAGGATGATTCCGGTAAGATCACCGGTGTCATCGCCTACCAGGACAGCAAAGAAATCCGTGTTAAAGCCAATAAAGGAGTCGTTCTGGCTACAGGTGGTTTTGAATGGGATAAAAGCTTGCTCAAAACCTACCAAAGAGGTCCGGTGGATGCATCTGTGGTCTTTAATCCCGGCAGCGGCGGCGGAATCTATGGCTGCGGTGACGGCTTAAGAATGGCTATGGAGGCCGGCGCCGATCTGCGCAATATGAACGAATCCTGGGGGTTAATGGTTTATTTGCTCCCCGGCTGGGAGGACGAAGTGGCCAACTATCGTCAAAACGCCAAAGATTACAAGAAGAGCACCTGGAAAACGATTATTGGCGATTGGTTCCTCTGGAGAGGGAAACCCGGCACCATCGTTGTTAATAAAGAGGGCAAGCGTTTTATGAATGAAGCTTGCGACTATGATACTTCCGCTTATCCTTTCTATGAAAGAGATACTTTTGGAGAGAACCGTTGGCGGAACTTACCGGCCTTTGTCATCGCCGACTCAGTTCAATGGGGCAAGTACGGTATCGCCGGTGCTAAAGGAGATAATGTTCCTGATTATATCACCAAGGCAGATACTTTGGCAGAACTGGCTCAAAAACTGGGTATCGATGCCCAAGGTTTGGAAGCTACTGTAGCTGAATTCAATAAATATGCTTCCCAGACTCCTCCCATAGATCCCCATTTCCATCGTGGCGAAAGCTATTTCGACCGGCTTGTCTCCGGTGACTACGCTATGGCCCAGGCAGATCCCGAGAATCCCGCCTGCACCCTGGCCCCCTTGGCCAAAGGTCCTTACTATGGCATCCAGATTCATTCGGGCAATTGCGGAACTTGTGGCGGAGCACGGATTAATGCTAAAGCACAGGTTATCGATGTCCATGGCAATGTCATTCCCGGTCTCTATGCTGCCGGCAATGCGGCAGGATTAGGCGGCCCCGGAATCACCTATCATGGCCCCGGAAATCCTGTGGCCGGTGGAGTTATCTTCGGATACCTGGCCGGACTGGATGCCGCCCAAAAGGCTTAA
- a CDS encoding DUF4023 family protein, which yields MNFADKFNEDKKKAEENQKHQGKGNPGHKLPNKQHSTNK from the coding sequence ATGAACTTCGCAGATAAATTTAACGAGGACAAGAAGAAGGCAGAAGAAAACCAAAAGCATCAGGGAAAAGGCAATCCTGGCCACAAGTTGCCTAATAAACAGCATAGCACCAATAAATGA
- a CDS encoding IS4-like element ISDha5 family transposase, with amino-acid sequence MLQHNSLPEQHQNQLSLIFSSLKLSQLLRAAGIRKSYGVSSFVVFQIIFQLVFQGRNLFRLLEGSRAESLPGKDVVYRFLNDSRYNWRRFYQLLSLKMVGRFEKLTSAQRIRVFIVDDSVMERERSKKVELLARVFDHVSGRFVRGYTLLTLGWSDGFSFAPLDFTLMSSAKAKNRLCEMREDLDKRSVGYKRRLEAMSPKPDTVVQMLERALKAGFSADYVLMDSWFTHAPLLQKLRDKELHVIGMVKELKQRYLFEGKSLSLRELYARVPKNPKAEILGSVRVHTPSGLALKVVFVQNRNNRREWLAILTTDLSLETTEVVRIYGMRWSIETFFKMAKSHLKLGTEFQGRSFDMMVSHTTIVFTRYLILEWERRENNDERSLGGLFYLFADEVMDLDLKTALRQLMTFVLNLLPNKPENNESLSQLQKWIAALPSYIKALFPQLGCES; translated from the coding sequence ATGTTACAACACAACTCTCTGCCTGAACAGCATCAAAATCAGCTTTCTTTAATTTTTTCTTCCCTTAAGCTTAGTCAGCTGCTTCGAGCCGCTGGGATCCGCAAGTCCTATGGGGTTTCAAGCTTCGTTGTCTTCCAAATCATTTTCCAACTCGTTTTTCAAGGTCGAAATCTGTTTCGGCTGTTAGAAGGAAGCCGGGCAGAATCTCTTCCAGGTAAAGATGTTGTTTATCGGTTTCTCAATGACTCTCGGTATAACTGGAGGCGTTTTTACCAGTTACTCAGCCTCAAGATGGTCGGACGCTTTGAAAAGCTCACCTCTGCGCAGCGTATCCGTGTTTTTATCGTAGATGATTCTGTAATGGAGCGCGAACGAAGCAAGAAAGTTGAACTCTTAGCCCGAGTGTTTGACCATGTTTCGGGCCGCTTTGTTCGCGGTTACACCTTACTAACCTTGGGCTGGTCTGACGGGTTCAGCTTCGCACCCCTTGATTTTACATTGATGAGTTCTGCAAAAGCTAAAAATCGTCTTTGTGAAATGAGAGAGGACTTAGACAAACGCTCCGTAGGCTATAAGCGTCGCCTGGAAGCGATGAGCCCTAAACCGGACACCGTGGTTCAAATGCTTGAACGAGCTCTCAAAGCCGGATTCTCAGCGGATTACGTCCTAATGGATAGTTGGTTTACCCATGCTCCACTTTTGCAAAAGCTAAGGGATAAGGAGCTTCACGTTATTGGAATGGTTAAAGAACTTAAGCAGCGTTATCTCTTTGAAGGAAAATCACTCAGTTTACGAGAGCTCTACGCGAGAGTCCCAAAGAACCCGAAAGCAGAAATACTGGGTTCAGTGCGTGTTCATACCCCTTCAGGCTTAGCTTTAAAAGTTGTTTTCGTCCAGAATCGAAACAACCGAAGAGAGTGGTTAGCGATCTTAACCACCGATCTTTCCTTAGAAACTACTGAAGTCGTAAGAATTTACGGGATGCGTTGGAGTATCGAAACGTTTTTCAAAATGGCCAAATCGCATTTGAAGCTAGGAACTGAATTTCAGGGCCGATCCTTCGATATGATGGTTAGTCACACAACCATAGTCTTTACCCGTTACCTCATCCTGGAGTGGGAACGAAGAGAAAACAATGATGAACGCTCTCTTGGGGGACTCTTTTATCTTTTTGCTGATGAGGTTATGGATTTAGACTTGAAAACAGCACTACGTCAGTTAATGACGTTTGTTCTTAATCTACTACCCAATAAACCAGAGAATAACGAATCACTCAGTCAATTACAAAAGTGGATTGCTGCATTACCCAGTTATATCAAGGCTCTATTCCCTCAACTGGGGTGCGAAAGTTGA
- a CDS encoding GOLPH3/VPS74 family protein has protein sequence MLTLMEEVLLISLNEEKGNFSFTASTFIDYCLTGAILMELEHLQRIRVSNKTVEVLDARPLNNQRLELALHQMDSSKRHRPPEHWVAKLRSTLKGLRKSLLEEMADKALLREEDQQGFLFFTSTRYPVRDERARKDILDRIHRVLLRGENPDRKTAKLIGLLYASGILPYLVDKGERKEAKKRAKDITKDDILANAVKKAVQSTSTNPAFY, from the coding sequence ATGTTAACCCTCATGGAAGAAGTTCTTCTCATTTCTCTGAATGAAGAAAAGGGTAACTTCTCTTTTACGGCCAGCACCTTCATCGATTACTGTCTTACCGGTGCCATCCTTATGGAGTTAGAGCATCTCCAGCGGATCCGGGTGAGTAACAAGACTGTGGAAGTCCTCGATGCCAGACCCCTTAATAACCAGCGTCTGGAACTCGCCCTTCATCAGATGGATTCCAGCAAACGACATCGTCCCCCCGAACATTGGGTTGCCAAGCTTCGCAGCACCCTCAAGGGCTTACGAAAAAGTCTTCTGGAGGAGATGGCGGATAAGGCTCTCTTGCGGGAGGAAGATCAGCAGGGCTTTCTCTTCTTTACTTCCACCCGTTATCCTGTCCGGGATGAACGGGCAAGGAAGGATATATTGGATCGGATCCACCGGGTGCTTTTGCGAGGGGAAAACCCGGACCGCAAAACGGCTAAGCTCATCGGCTTGCTCTACGCCAGTGGAATTCTCCCCTACCTGGTGGATAAGGGAGAGCGGAAAGAGGCCAAAAAAAGAGCTAAAGACATTACTAAAGATGATATCCTGGCTAATGCCGTGAAAAAAGCCGTTCAGTCTACCTCCACCAATCCTGCCTTCTACTAA
- a CDS encoding SPFH domain-containing protein, with product MKEKKAWVLNGYLAVVVVLASLIGGTALLIQTQFTLGIALILIGVILSSGIVVIQPNKSHVITFFGSYIGTIREPGLWLTIPLSTRKSVSLRVRNFNSKTLKVNDVEGNPIEIAAVIVFRVVDTAKAIFDVDRYEQFVEIQSETALRHVTSRYPYDNFEKDGYSLRGHSEEVARELSLELQERLKVAGVEVMEARLTHLAYSTEIAGAMLQRQQANAILDARQIIVEGAMGMVQMAVERLETNNVVQLDEERKAAMINNLLVAIVSDRSAQPVINTGTLY from the coding sequence ATGAAAGAAAAAAAAGCCTGGGTACTCAATGGTTATCTTGCTGTGGTTGTCGTTTTGGCTTCGCTCATCGGCGGCACAGCCCTGCTCATTCAAACACAGTTTACCCTGGGAATCGCCCTTATCCTCATAGGTGTGATTCTGTCCAGCGGTATCGTTGTCATCCAGCCCAATAAATCCCATGTGATTACCTTTTTCGGCAGCTATATTGGGACCATACGTGAACCTGGTCTTTGGCTCACCATTCCCCTTTCCACACGTAAATCTGTTTCCTTACGGGTCCGCAATTTCAACAGCAAGACTTTAAAGGTCAATGATGTGGAAGGAAACCCTATCGAAATCGCCGCCGTGATCGTCTTCCGTGTTGTGGATACCGCCAAAGCAATCTTTGATGTAGATAGGTACGAGCAATTCGTAGAGATCCAAAGCGAAACCGCTCTCCGTCATGTAACCAGCCGTTACCCCTATGACAACTTCGAAAAGGACGGCTATTCTTTGCGGGGTCATTCCGAAGAAGTGGCCAGAGAACTCTCTCTGGAACTTCAGGAACGCCTCAAAGTGGCTGGAGTAGAAGTTATGGAAGCCCGCCTGACCCATTTAGCTTATTCGACTGAAATCGCCGGTGCCATGCTCCAACGTCAACAGGCCAATGCCATTCTGGATGCCCGTCAAATTATCGTTGAAGGCGCCATGGGTATGGTCCAGATGGCTGTGGAACGCCTAGAAACGAATAATGTCGTCCAGCTTGATGAGGAGCGCAAAGCCGCCATGATCAATAATCTGCTGGTGGCCATCGTATCTGACCGCTCCGCTCAGCCTGTCATTAATACAGGTACCCTCTACTAA
- a CDS encoding VanW domain-containing protein: MKKSKKIAAVVILSYCISMNTPAIASPDPQAGDFPELTANLQINQYRLYGETRYETAKIISEYYREQIILANSPENSSDDPPESSPEKVKNVVIATGNGYADALSASVLAYEMKAPIILVDTKVETSQDAFDYVAQNLDPQETIYIIGGEGTIASEFEREFIDLGFSKVVRIAGEDRYDTSYQIAAALKETTYSTVVISSGEQYADALSISSFAANQGWPVLLSPPVGLSPELREFLLKERPEKIYITGGTGAISDHIISEIHQLLPQVQVERLTGLSRFDTNMVIAKTFAPNPSALYLTTGYNFADALSGSVVAAQKGAPIVFIDPSTPTLPKAAAQYLETLSLHEIKPDLVTFGGEGAVPDEILKSAASLLSGSVRALDIHAIPEIEATVAQGKEYFLPATVPAHLYNSDIVSLPVRWDEPIINTQTMGVKVLEGRVEGYEKPVKLNLKVSEPLPLAEFSTRFNVNEVNRTENIRLAAEAIDGARLAPGEIFSFNETVGERTMAAGYKEAVVIEGNRFIPGIGGGICQVSSTLFNAANQAHLEIVERHHHSLPVGYVPPGQDATVFYAVLDFRFKNTTKEPLVLRTWVEGGTLTIKIY, translated from the coding sequence ATGAAGAAGAGCAAAAAAATTGCTGCTGTAGTTATCCTTTCCTATTGTATCTCGATGAATACTCCAGCCATTGCCTCGCCAGATCCTCAGGCAGGAGATTTTCCTGAATTGACGGCAAATCTTCAAATAAATCAATACAGGCTCTATGGGGAGACTCGATATGAGACAGCCAAGATCATCTCTGAGTATTATCGTGAACAAATAATCCTGGCCAATAGCCCTGAAAACAGCTCCGATGATCCTCCGGAAAGTTCTCCGGAAAAAGTAAAAAATGTGGTGATCGCCACTGGAAACGGTTATGCCGATGCCTTATCGGCCAGTGTGCTGGCCTATGAAATGAAGGCCCCGATAATTTTAGTGGATACTAAAGTCGAGACCTCTCAGGATGCTTTCGACTATGTTGCACAGAACCTAGACCCCCAAGAAACTATATATATCATAGGCGGAGAAGGTACTATCGCCAGTGAGTTTGAGAGAGAATTCATCGATCTTGGATTTTCTAAGGTAGTTCGAATTGCCGGTGAGGATAGATATGACACCTCTTATCAAATCGCCGCCGCTCTCAAGGAAACTACTTACTCTACAGTAGTCATATCTTCCGGGGAACAGTATGCCGATGCCTTAAGCATCTCCAGCTTTGCGGCCAATCAAGGCTGGCCCGTTTTATTATCTCCTCCGGTTGGGCTGTCTCCTGAGCTCAGGGAATTCCTTCTGAAAGAGAGACCGGAAAAGATCTATATCACAGGGGGAACAGGGGCCATTTCCGACCATATTATCTCTGAGATTCATCAACTACTGCCGCAGGTCCAGGTGGAGCGGTTAACAGGGTTATCCCGTTTTGATACTAACATGGTTATAGCGAAGACCTTTGCTCCCAATCCGTCGGCTTTATACCTTACCACAGGCTATAATTTTGCGGATGCCTTATCGGGCAGTGTGGTAGCCGCTCAAAAGGGAGCTCCCATTGTCTTTATCGATCCTTCAACCCCTACCCTGCCAAAAGCCGCAGCTCAGTACCTGGAAACCCTCTCTCTACACGAGATCAAGCCGGACCTTGTTACTTTTGGAGGCGAAGGTGCAGTACCTGATGAGATCTTAAAAAGCGCCGCAAGCTTGCTCTCAGGGTCGGTGAGAGCCCTGGACATTCACGCAATACCTGAGATTGAAGCCACAGTGGCACAAGGAAAAGAATATTTCTTACCGGCAACGGTTCCAGCACATCTTTATAATAGCGATATAGTGAGTTTACCCGTCCGATGGGATGAGCCCATCATCAATACTCAGACTATGGGAGTAAAGGTACTGGAAGGAAGGGTAGAGGGATATGAAAAGCCCGTCAAATTGAATCTTAAAGTGAGTGAACCCCTGCCCCTGGCCGAATTTTCCACCCGCTTTAACGTCAATGAAGTGAACCGTACGGAAAATATTCGTTTGGCTGCCGAAGCCATCGATGGTGCCCGCTTAGCACCGGGTGAAATCTTCTCCTTCAACGAGACAGTGGGGGAGAGGACCATGGCAGCAGGGTATAAGGAAGCTGTGGTTATTGAAGGGAATCGTTTCATACCAGGTATTGGCGGGGGCATATGCCAGGTTTCATCCACCCTCTTCAATGCCGCCAATCAGGCCCACTTAGAAATCGTGGAAAGGCATCATCATTCTCTGCCGGTTGGTTATGTGCCTCCAGGGCAAGATGCCACCGTATTCTATGCTGTACTGGATTTTAGATTCAAAAACACTACCAAGGAACCCCTTGTCCTGCGGACATGGGTAGAGGGAGGCACCTTGACCATAAAGATTTATTGA
- a CDS encoding cupin domain-containing protein has protein sequence MIRKTIDETVHNARGGEGSVVFSHILTKEELMGHANVYAKVTVKPHSSIGYHQHVGNTEPYYILSGKGIFTDSDGTRSEVGPGDVCVIKVGESHGLQNNTDEDLVMMALIINEG, from the coding sequence ATGATTAGAAAAACTATTGATGAAACAGTCCATAACGCTCGGGGCGGTGAAGGAAGTGTGGTATTCTCCCACATCCTGACTAAAGAAGAACTGATGGGACACGCCAATGTCTACGCCAAAGTCACGGTAAAACCCCATAGCAGCATCGGCTATCACCAGCATGTCGGCAACACTGAACCGTATTACATTCTTTCCGGAAAAGGAATCTTCACTGATAGCGACGGAACACGCAGTGAAGTCGGCCCTGGAGATGTATGCGTTATCAAAGTAGGGGAAAGCCACGGCTTGCAAAATAATACTGATGAGGATCTCGTTATGATGGCACTCATCATCAATGAAGGTTAA